The segment CTGAACAAGGATATGACATGAAAATAAATTTCGATATAGATGAAAAATATACGATGACTCATTACAATCGTCAGGTAAAGAATCTCAGCCAAACATGTCGTGCTATTTTAGGATTTCTTCTTCTCGAAATAAACGACTATAAATATATTGCCGAACAAATAAACATTCCTCCGAATTCAGTAAAGAAATATGTATTCCGCCTGAGAAAGAAAATGGAATTCTTAAAAGATATTCTAAAATAAATTAATAAAATAAACCAAATGCTTTATTGAAAAAATATACCCATTTAAAATTTAGCATATATCTGTATATATTAGATTTACCTTATTAAAAAGAATGAAAGAGGGAATTTTCTTAGCGAAAAACAAAAACAATTAAAGTATTGCCATAAAAAAACCTCATATATAAACAGATATTAAGGCAAACATAAATAAGAAATTATTAAATACAATTTTTATCTTTACGAAAGATGATTTATAACAATATTTAAAATTATTTATTTTATTAAATAATATATAATGAACTCCAGTGAACTGCAATCAAAAACAATTTCGTATTTAAGGTTTCCTCTTATTGTAGGAGTTGTTTTTATTCATAATAATATATCGACAATCAATATACAAGGAGAAGAACTTGTATTCGAAAATCCGCAATGGTATTATAATATCATATACCTTATCAACGATGCGATTGCCGGTATAGCGGTTCCTTTATTCTTTTTCATTTCGGGATATCTGTTTTTTTATAACGAAAACTTTAGTTTTGCAACTTATAAACGAAAAATAAAGAGTCGCACTAAAAGCTTGCTAATTCCATATCTATTCTGGAATTTATTGGGATTCTTGATTTTACTAATCAAACACTTACCACAATTTGCTGCATTTTTTCCCCGAATTGCCGAAATTAATATAACACCGGAGATCTTTTTTAAATCTTTCTGGGACTTTTATCCCCCCAATGAAGGAGGAATAAGTACCCCGATAAATATCCCCTTTTGGTTTATTCGAGATTTGATAATAATCGTAATTTTTACTCCGGTAATCAAATGGCTAATCACATATCTTAAATTATTTTTTCCGATTATTTTGTTTATATGCTGGTATTTCAATATCTGGCCCGATATCAGAGGAATAAATAGCGTAAGTGTTTTTTTCTTCAGTATTGGGGCTTACCTAAGTATCAACCGGCTGAATATCACCGATTGTTTCAAACCTCTTTTTATCCCGACGTTAGTCATATACCCGTTTTTAGCCTTTTTTGACGTATACTATCAAGGGGCAACTTATCACTCATACATTCATAATGGCGGGATCATGACAGGTCTGATAATGTCATTTAATATCGTATCTTACTTCCTGTCGAAACATAAAATACACGTAAATAAATTTCTGACCGACAGCAGCTTTTTTATATTTGCCATTCACTGCTTATTTATTAGCGAATTAATGAAAATTACAATAAAATTATTACAGCCTAATTCAGCTTATACACTGATCATGATTTATTTCTTAATCCCTTTTGTTACAATCATAATCTCATTATTTTTATACAAATTATCAAAAACACTTTTCCCGAAATTTACTTCGATAATTACGGGCGGAAGGTAAATGAAAGCTTAATTACCGGAATTATCTCCAACATTTTTGTAGTAGCGAAAAACAGATATAAAGATATCTTTAAATCAAAAATAGTACTTAGGGGGAAAAGTGACTTTTTTCCTCTGATAGATTTCCTTAATTCCAGATGATGTCGATATTTCTCCTTTCTCCTCTATTATTTTTTATACTTTTAATTTTTCGGCAATTTTATCCAATTCCTCATTTTTTCCGTCGCTTCATCGGGATAATCTTTTGCAGGTTAACGTCGATATGATCATT is part of the Coprobacter tertius genome and harbors:
- a CDS encoding acyltransferase; translated protein: MNSSELQSKTISYLRFPLIVGVVFIHNNISTINIQGEELVFENPQWYYNIIYLINDAIAGIAVPLFFFISGYLFFYNENFSFATYKRKIKSRTKSLLIPYLFWNLLGFLILLIKHLPQFAAFFPRIAEINITPEIFFKSFWDFYPPNEGGISTPINIPFWFIRDLIIIVIFTPVIKWLITYLKLFFPIILFICWYFNIWPDIRGINSVSVFFFSIGAYLSINRLNITDCFKPLFIPTLVIYPFLAFFDVYYQGATYHSYIHNGGIMTGLIMSFNIVSYFLSKHKIHVNKFLTDSSFFIFAIHCLFISELMKITIKLLQPNSAYTLIMIYFLIPFVTIIISLFLYKLSKTLFPKFTSIITGGR